In the genome of Corythoichthys intestinalis isolate RoL2023-P3 chromosome 19, ASM3026506v1, whole genome shotgun sequence, one region contains:
- the slc2a12 gene encoding solute carrier family 2, facilitated glucose transporter member 12: MDSDSKTKMTCHDTEKTAPGPGCSRLVAVAAAAASLSGLMLGYEMGLTSSVLLQLRGVLTLSCRQQELLVSSPLVGALLICLAGGPVLDRYGRRRSLLLSAALVVAGTIPLVAPASLAALVSGRIVVGMGTSLSGTAACLYIAEISPRERRGLLVTLYELMLVLGVMLGFGCSYAFATLPEGWAYTFGLVIPPALLQIGAMAFLPSSPRFLVARGESERAREVLARLRVCAGDDVEGELREIQMALKEESEHGFAELFSKASNLRSRLLTGVALAFLQQATGQPNILSYASPLLRGVGFHSDAAAALASTGFGVVKVVGTIPAVLLVDRVGPKSFLCAGAVAMMMSLAALGALTLQSHTELSSLCVSQPPPNDTVFAWDRNWTDTPTLVTPVWVTDNQESVLSGVLDGGSSSLKWASLISLLVFVAAFSIGLGPMVYVVLSEIFPTSIRGRAVSVVSAVNWATNLLISMTFLTMTERIGVPNMMFLYAAMSFILLVFVILCVPDTRGRTLEEISKELAKKKHFQFSLCKKVPKNKEMPSNIL; this comes from the exons ATGGACTCTGACAGCAAAACCAAGATGACCTGCCATGACACCGAAAAAACAGCACCGGGTCCAG GTTGCAGCCGGTTGGTGGCAGTGGCTGCTGCGGCGGCGTCCTTGAGCGGGCTTATGCTAGGCTACGAGATGGGCCTGACGTCTAGCGTGCTCCTTCAACTACGCGGCGTTCTGACGCTTTCGTGCCGCCAACAGGAGCTGCTGGTCAGCTCTCCGTTGGTGGGCGCTCTGCTCATCTGCCTAGCCGGCGGTCCTGTCCTGGACCGCTACGGGCGCCGGCGCTCCCTGCTACTAAGCGCCGCCCTAGTGGTGGCGGGCACCATCCCGCTAGTGGCGCCTGCTTCGCTAGCGGCACTAGTGTCGGGCCGCATCGTGGTCGGAATGGGCACGTCACTTTCTGGCACGGCGGCGTGCCTGTACATCGCGGAGATCTCGCCGCGGGAGAGGCGGGGCTTGCTAGTGACGCTCTATGAGCTGATGCTAGTGTTGGGTGTGATGTTGGGGTTCGGGTGTAGCTACGCTTTCGCCACGCTCCCCGAAGGCTGGGCGTACACATTCGGACTGGTGATCCCGCCGGCGCTGCTTCAAATCGGCGCGATGGCCTTCCTCCCGTCCAGTCCGAGGTTTCTAGTAGCGCGGGGCGAGTCGGAACGCGCCAGAGAGGTTCTGGCGCGCCTGAGGGTTTGCGCCGGGGATGACGTGGAAGGAGAACTGCGGGAAATTCAGATGGCGTTGAAGGAGGAGTCGGAACACGGATTCGCAGAGCTCTTTAGCAAAGCGTCAAATCTAAGATCACGACTCCTGACTGGCGTGGCGCTAGCGTTTCTCCAGCAAGCCACGGGGCAGCCCAACATCTTGTCGTACGCGTCGCCCCTGCTACGCGGCGTAGGCTTCCACAGCGACGCCGCTGCCGCCCTGGCGTCCACCGGCTTCGGCGTGGTCAAAGTGGTGGGCACCATCCCGGCCGTGCTTTTGGTGGACCGCGTGGGGCCCAAGAGCTTCCTGTGCGCCGGCGCGGTCGCCATGATGATGTCCCTAGCGGCACTGGGTGCGCTGACGCTGCAGAGTCACACCGAACTTTCCAGCCTGTGCGTCAGCCAGCCGCCACCCAACGACACCGTCTTCGCGTGGGATCGGAACTGGACTGACACCCCGACGCTCGTCACCCCCGTATGGGTTACGGACAATCAAGAGTCGGTGTTGAGCGGGGTCTTGGACGGAGGATCTTCCTCGCTGAAGTGGGCGTCGCTCATCAGTTTACTGGTGTTTGTCGCCGCCTTCTCCATCGGATTGGGGCCAA TGGTGTACGTGGTCCTCAGCGAGATCTTCCCCACAAGCATCCGAGGGCGAGCAGTGTCAGTGGTGTCGGCTGTCAACTGGGCTACCAACCTGCTCATCTCAATGACCTTCCTCACCATGACAG AGAGAATTGGCGTCCCCAACATGATGTTCCTGTACGCCGCCATGAGCTTCATCCTGCTGGTTTTCGTCATCCTCTGCGTGCCTGACACGCGAGGACGCACGCTGGAGGAAATCTCTAAAGAACTAGCTAAAAA GAAGCACTTTCAATTCAGCTTGTGCAAGAAAGTCCCGAAAAACAAAGAGATGCCTTCAAACATCTTGTGA
- the tbpl1 gene encoding TATA box-binding protein-like 1 — protein sequence MDSSNDDTLDIIVTNVVATFRTRCHLNLRTIALEGTNVIYKPEVGKVLMKLRKPKITASIWSSGKIICTGATSEEEAKLGARRLARCLQKIGFKVRFSAFKVVNVLAVCSMPFAIHLVDFTKKNRPIASYEPELHPAATYRIKTIRATIQVFSTGSLTVTGPNVQNVATAVEQVYPLLFECKKPLCK from the exons ATGGATTCCAGCAACGATGACACTCTGGACATCATCGTCACCAACGTGGTGGCGACCTTCCGTACCAGGTGCCACCTCAACCTGCGCACCATCGCCCTGGAAGGAACCAACGTCATCTACAAGCCGGAGGTGGGG AAAGTCCTCATGAAGCTTCGGAAGCCCAAGATCACCGCATCCATTTGGTCCTCAGGGAAAATTATTTGCACTGGTGCAACGAG TGAAGAAGAGGCGAAGCTAGGCGCCCGTAGGTTGGCCAGATGTCTGCAGAAAATTGGCTTTAAG GTGCGCTTTTCTGCCTTCAAGGTCGTGAACGTGCTGGCCGTCTGCTCCATGCCCTTTGCTATCCATCTGGTGGATTTCACCAAGAAGAACCGGCCTATTGCCAG TTATGAGCCGGAGCTCCACCCCGCCGCCACTTATAGGATCAAAACCATAAGAGCCACCATCCAGGTGTTCTCCACGGGCAGCCTCACAGTCACAG GACCAAACGTGCAGAACGTGGCCACGGCCGTGGAGCAGGTCTACCCGCTCCTCTTTGAGTGCAAGAAACCGCTCTGCAAGTGA